A window of the Miscanthus floridulus cultivar M001 chromosome 14, ASM1932011v1, whole genome shotgun sequence genome harbors these coding sequences:
- the LOC136505931 gene encoding uncharacterized protein: MPTSALKRPSSGGGRLRRLLASLLPPARAGPLPVQTGFPTSLADIVVKNHGRLRNSRRRHRAPGADPPPTAATEPALVVPQQRRELSVDHDAAAAAAAAGAPVPARPVKGAGFSIRPGLVAAGGAVALALLVIWSKQLVAAATLASVALSWIESVRTARPRRPETKEEVDSRRGRGRGSVSPIREAAESPRLSCGECESDNGGSDAASLCSPDAGSGDLGCDDSSSSGNNPKQSRRSLRKLKLLANKLRNGKTPRGRDSRHGGEAGEHEHPETPRRLNAEPAAAAVAPAEETPALPLEAITVNDEDRCHRRRGGALPLPALVPIILAGLVAGKLPALALAVLCAAFSSSVERVPAGQASR; the protein is encoded by the coding sequence ATGCCAACGAGCGCGCTGAAGCGCCCGTCCTCCGGCGGCGGCCGCCTGCGCCGCCTCCTGGCGTCCCTGCTCCCGCCGGCCCGCGCGGGGCCGCTCCCAGTGCAGACCGGCTTCCCGACCTCCCTCGCCGACATCGTCGTCAAGAACCACGGCCGCCTCAGGAACTCCAGACGGCGGCACCGCGCCCCCGGCGCCGACCCGCCGCCCACCGCTGCCACGGAACCGGCGCTCGTTGTGCCCCAGCAAAGGCGCGAGCTTTCGGTGGATCAcgacgcggcggcggcagcggcagcggcaggagCACCGGTGCCGGCACGCCCCGTCAAAGGCGCGGGCTTCAGCATCCGGCCGGGGCTCGTCGCGGCCGGCGGCGCCGTGGCGCTTGCACTGCTGGTGATCTGGAGCAAGCAGCTGGTGGCCGCGGCCACGCTCGCGTCGGTGGCGCTATCGTGGATCGAGTCCGTCAGGACCGCTCGTCCTCGGCGGCCGGAGACGAAGGAAGAGGTGGATTCgcgccgcgggcgcgggcgcggatcCGTCTCGCCGATCCGCGAGGCGGCGGAGTCGCCCAGGCTGAGCTGCGGCGAGTGTGAGTCCGACAACGGAGGCAGCGACGCCGCCTCGCTCTGCTCACCCGACGCCGGTAGCGGTGACCTCGGCTGCGACGACTCGTCGTCGTCGGGGAATAATCCGAAACAGAGCAGGAGGTCGCTGCGAAAGCTAAAGCTACTCGCCAACAAGTTGCGGAACGGTAAGACGCCCCGGGGCAGGGACTCCCGTCACGGCGGCGAGGCAGGCGAGCACGAGCACCCGGAGACGCCGAGGAGACTCAACGCGGAGCCCGCAGCAGCAGCTGTTGCTCCGGCCGAGGAGACGCCTGCGCTGCCACTGGAGGCGATCACCGTCAACGACGAGGATCGCTGCCACCGCCGACGCGGGGGCGCATTGCCATTGCCCGCGTTGGTGCCGATCATCCTCGCCGGCCTCGTCGCCGGGAAGCTCCCGGCGCTGGCGCTGGCCGTGCTCTGCGCGGCGTTCTCCAGCTCAGTCGAGAGAGTTCCAGCAGGGCAGGCCAGCAGGTAG